A single Paenibacillus kribbensis DNA region contains:
- a CDS encoding helix-turn-helix transcriptional regulator, which produces MKAKELALALETSVRSIYRDIDLLAEAGVPIVTASGPKGGIYLMEGYTANLKQLNGGDVIQLYLTGMGIYTGGPTESGLKLKNALLKLEQTMPDPYQSDIRKAKARFYFDDTPWWTERVAIPCLESVRAAVWGSKKITIQYRKADGVCSSRHVHPYGLVVKKGDWYLIAFCEIGQEIRTFKCERITEVQPSAEVFEVPVDFSLEQHWMMQETRFKQLCKKEEYYPVVIRTNKTQAGIIANRLEIIQSVQEGSHLHLTVNMYSYEAACRDAMDWIGRGEIMEPTALRQFVKEQISQLHKLYA; this is translated from the coding sequence ATGAAGGCCAAGGAATTGGCGTTGGCACTGGAAACCTCGGTACGCTCGATTTACAGGGATATCGACCTTTTGGCTGAAGCCGGGGTTCCGATTGTTACCGCATCCGGCCCGAAGGGTGGAATTTATTTGATGGAGGGCTATACAGCCAACCTTAAACAGTTGAACGGAGGAGATGTGATTCAGCTTTATTTAACAGGCATGGGCATATATACGGGCGGGCCCACCGAATCGGGCTTAAAATTAAAAAATGCGCTGCTCAAGCTGGAACAGACCATGCCAGACCCTTATCAATCGGATATTCGGAAAGCCAAAGCACGGTTTTATTTTGATGATACGCCCTGGTGGACGGAACGTGTAGCCATTCCCTGTCTGGAGAGCGTGAGAGCTGCGGTGTGGGGGTCTAAAAAAATAACCATTCAATATCGGAAAGCCGATGGAGTCTGTTCTTCTCGCCATGTACATCCCTATGGACTTGTGGTGAAAAAGGGTGACTGGTATCTCATTGCCTTCTGTGAGATCGGGCAGGAGATTCGGACCTTCAAGTGCGAGCGTATCACGGAGGTTCAGCCGTCTGCGGAGGTCTTCGAGGTTCCTGTGGATTTTTCGCTGGAGCAGCATTGGATGATGCAAGAAACCAGGTTTAAGCAGCTTTGCAAAAAGGAAGAGTACTATCCCGTAGTGATCCGAACGAATAAGACGCAAGCTGGAATTATAGCGAACAGGCTGGAAATCATCCAGTCCGTGCAGGAAGGAAGCCATTTGCATCTGACGGTCAATATGTACAGCTATGAAGCGGCCTGTCGAGATGCTATGGATTGGATCGGCCGGGGTGAAATTATGGAGCCTACGGCACTCCGACAGTTTGTGAAGGAACAAATCAGCCAGCTCCACAAGCTATATGCATGA
- a CDS encoding DUF6953 family protein: protein MDNSPTTEQQIAQWMVAQIREVGTLKQEDAIAYVRSTYGEQYVFISEHGHVSLEKEIKKAFRKLHGGRIAWDRDGFLWAWT from the coding sequence ATGGACAATTCCCCTACAACAGAACAACAAATTGCACAATGGATGGTCGCGCAGATCCGTGAAGTGGGCACCCTGAAACAGGAAGATGCGATTGCATATGTACGCTCTACGTATGGAGAGCAGTATGTGTTTATAAGCGAGCACGGTCATGTATCTCTGGAAAAAGAAATCAAAAAAGCATTTCGCAAGCTTCATGGCGGCAGAATAGCCTGGGATCGTGATGGATTCCTCTGGGCCTGGACTTAA
- a CDS encoding transcriptional regulator → MKETTTIRAELEQYIRREGITISKFGENTGINAGTISAIINGNRPIAMLLLDRIGAGMGLEEGSLYELYIDEFIRNTAPNWRRVRPFLHRCAELDKLDCIKQVVEFMMDYLIYAPALFETAEELFGKGKHEAAAIIYKNVSDSEKYQHSERLALCQYRLFTIAIGDDQDENLWAATHFESFVDRLGEADQLEALKDLANTYASLRRWDKVEWLAEKMGQKAKVQYEQKYGNTRRSERGKEPKGPLFMYIVYSYVMRAGVWDERGDYQKALEYVSLYSDLSWVKEDTEEARRLKALCSNWAEANGYLYQLMSGSLDVIPLYVDYLEKNEGEILVGLHKILVAANRYDFNVDHVLQRFEKQIEALADQHTKVGTYTEQMSADLYARFLAEMACYDLNKDRYTKGMKFLLESLSYSVMLNGNPVTIRCVGLFEKYRHTASSEDKEEYKNLLGEVEYIHDKKDRFYSARI, encoded by the coding sequence TTGAAGGAAACAACCACAATTCGCGCAGAGCTGGAACAGTATATTAGACGAGAAGGAATTACGATTAGCAAGTTTGGGGAGAACACAGGTATTAATGCAGGAACGATCAGTGCCATTATTAACGGCAATCGGCCGATCGCGATGCTCCTGTTGGATCGGATTGGGGCAGGCATGGGGCTTGAAGAAGGAAGCCTCTATGAGTTATACATTGATGAGTTTATACGGAATACAGCACCAAATTGGCGACGGGTTCGGCCATTTTTGCACCGCTGTGCAGAGTTGGACAAACTGGATTGCATTAAGCAGGTCGTGGAGTTTATGATGGACTATCTCATTTACGCCCCGGCTTTATTTGAGACGGCAGAAGAGCTATTCGGAAAAGGCAAGCATGAGGCTGCGGCCATTATCTATAAGAATGTCTCGGATAGTGAGAAATACCAGCATTCCGAACGTCTGGCTCTTTGCCAGTATCGGTTATTTACGATTGCCATTGGTGATGATCAGGATGAAAATTTATGGGCGGCTACACACTTTGAGAGCTTTGTGGATCGACTGGGTGAAGCAGACCAGCTGGAGGCCTTAAAAGATTTGGCTAATACCTATGCTTCCTTGCGACGTTGGGATAAAGTAGAATGGTTAGCTGAAAAAATGGGCCAAAAAGCCAAGGTGCAATACGAGCAAAAATACGGAAATACCAGAAGATCAGAGCGTGGCAAGGAACCCAAGGGTCCTTTGTTTATGTACATTGTATATTCTTATGTGATGCGCGCCGGGGTGTGGGATGAACGCGGGGACTATCAGAAGGCACTGGAATATGTATCCCTGTATTCTGATTTGAGCTGGGTAAAAGAGGACACAGAAGAAGCGCGCCGTTTGAAGGCCCTCTGTAGCAACTGGGCTGAGGCCAACGGGTATCTCTATCAGTTGATGTCCGGCAGCCTGGACGTGATTCCACTATATGTAGACTATCTGGAGAAAAACGAAGGCGAAATTCTGGTAGGGTTGCATAAAATTCTGGTGGCGGCCAACCGTTATGATTTTAATGTCGATCATGTACTGCAGCGTTTTGAAAAACAAATTGAGGCATTAGCAGATCAGCATACCAAGGTAGGCACCTATACAGAGCAAATGTCAGCAGATCTCTATGCACGATTTTTGGCAGAGATGGCTTGTTATGATCTCAATAAAGATCGCTATACCAAAGGTATGAAATTCTTGCTGGAGAGCCTTTCTTATTCCGTAATGCTGAATGGTAATCCTGTCACCATCAGATGTGTAGGATTATTCGAAAAGTATCGGCATACTGCCTCTTCTGAGGACAAAGAGGAATATAAAAACTTACTTGGAGAGGTAGAATACATCCATGATAAAAAAGATCGTTTTTACTCTGCTCGCATTTAA
- a CDS encoding ABC transporter substrate-binding protein: MKLHAQFLQLHSHTADDKDEDHTVETTLDELAAIFDCTHRNALMIVQKMEQHDWIQWTPRRGRGRRSSLRFLIQPEDIAVQSMMQAIDRHDIKRALDEIRAHSRSSTMQEHLQGWLLNYFGHHAEVRSDQQQIDTLRLPIRQQLYTLDPLYLNWLAESFVSSHVFDGLARRANESGEILPGLAHAWEVDATRTQWTFFLRKEVLFHNGKILTADDVVYTFERLRRAPGRRLYHFIVRQIRHVQALSPTMVRFELKEPNELFLSFLCTSRAAIVPRELNQAGEAAFGIRPVGTGAFKVTEMNESLCTLEAFAPYFQGRAHLDRVEIVQLPWATKLESSDTEDNASSFHIIHNPISAGGTDAAWSQIHSAASVCKFITCNTYKDGPLRNPDVRARIVACLEQRNLPPEEVGASDNLYEPLAALQIATIPEYRPDADRVAAQLEAWGYTCNIVAASMNEFKSSSIRMESDLIIFSLFRDRDEQLRLFDLYLNVSGHVEPHSRVDIERLLREITRESDHTVRARQFEEIETRLIQEHQLHILYEKPVQTAYLPSVRGVSFNSQGWVDLRHVWFPPALSPSSTLS; encoded by the coding sequence ATGAAACTTCATGCCCAATTTTTGCAGCTTCACTCCCACACCGCTGACGACAAAGACGAGGATCATACCGTAGAGACTACGCTGGATGAGCTGGCGGCTATTTTTGACTGCACCCACCGCAATGCCTTGATGATCGTTCAGAAAATGGAGCAGCATGACTGGATTCAATGGACTCCCCGCCGCGGCCGGGGCCGTCGCTCCAGCCTGCGCTTTCTGATTCAGCCGGAAGACATTGCTGTACAGTCCATGATGCAGGCCATTGACCGCCATGACATCAAGCGTGCGCTGGATGAAATCCGGGCTCATTCGCGCTCCTCCACGATGCAGGAGCATTTGCAGGGCTGGCTGCTGAATTACTTCGGCCATCACGCAGAGGTCCGCAGCGATCAGCAGCAGATCGACACGCTGCGTCTGCCTATTCGCCAGCAGCTCTATACGCTGGACCCGCTGTATTTGAACTGGCTTGCCGAGTCCTTCGTATCTAGCCACGTCTTTGATGGGCTGGCCCGGCGGGCGAACGAAAGCGGCGAGATTTTGCCGGGGCTGGCGCACGCTTGGGAGGTCGATGCCACCCGAACGCAGTGGACCTTTTTCCTGCGCAAGGAAGTGCTGTTCCATAACGGCAAAATATTAACCGCCGATGACGTTGTCTATACCTTCGAGCGGCTGCGTCGCGCACCGGGAAGGAGACTGTACCATTTTATCGTCCGGCAAATTCGGCACGTGCAGGCACTAAGTCCAACCATGGTACGCTTCGAGCTGAAAGAGCCGAACGAGCTGTTTCTATCCTTCCTGTGTACCAGCCGCGCAGCAATTGTGCCGCGTGAGCTGAATCAGGCGGGTGAAGCCGCCTTTGGCATTCGCCCTGTCGGTACAGGGGCGTTCAAGGTCACAGAAATGAATGAAAGCCTCTGTACACTAGAGGCTTTTGCACCTTATTTTCAAGGCAGGGCCCATCTGGATCGGGTAGAGATTGTACAGCTCCCGTGGGCGACCAAGCTGGAATCGTCGGATACGGAGGATAACGCTTCTTCTTTTCACATCATCCATAATCCGATATCCGCGGGAGGTACAGATGCCGCATGGAGCCAAATTCACTCGGCGGCTTCGGTATGCAAGTTTATTACATGCAACACTTACAAGGATGGGCCGCTGCGCAACCCGGACGTGCGCGCCCGGATCGTAGCATGCCTGGAGCAGCGTAATCTTCCTCCCGAAGAGGTGGGGGCGTCCGACAATTTATATGAACCACTGGCGGCGCTGCAAATTGCCACCATTCCAGAGTATAGACCGGATGCAGACCGGGTCGCGGCTCAGCTCGAAGCCTGGGGGTATACCTGTAATATCGTAGCCGCATCCATGAATGAGTTCAAAAGCTCATCGATTCGCATGGAGTCGGATTTGATCATTTTCTCTCTATTTCGTGACCGTGATGAGCAACTGCGCCTGTTTGATCTGTATCTCAATGTATCTGGACATGTGGAGCCGCATAGCCGCGTGGATATCGAAAGACTGCTGCGTGAAATTACACGCGAATCCGATCATACCGTCAGAGCGCGTCAATTTGAAGAGATTGAAACACGGCTCATTCAGGAGCACCAGCTGCATATTTTATATGAAAAGCCCGTTCAGACAGCCTATCTCCCCTCTGTGCGTGGCGTATCCTTTAATAGTCAGGGCTGGGTGGATCTGCGTCATGTCTGGTTTCCACCCGCTTTATCTCCATCATCCACCCTTTCATAG
- a CDS encoding DUF4153 domain-containing protein, which produces MDDKMSGTALPEASFLSAFAGAIVLALVHQYLFYGHGLGVSMPVFVIVFYAYMCVFNRDRIQPGSWIGRLLSVTIIMLALTYALFNNPVLYVLNALAIPALISVHMVLLFGEKRHDWSEPGMIGQALSHWFYQNMRHIATPFRMFKRAAFRNVKDERKRVLGKVLIGLLIALPLLFIIVSLLASADGMFEELLSGIPAWIGTWSFGSGMLRLIWTCFFTFCFFCYLWGFVHPAPRDTVREVQSWHGLNEGANGQTTEYDGHSSVIIDRPRIPDYEPVAIKFDPVITATVLIVMNLVYVVFVVLQFGYLFGAWEGALPAGTSYAEYARRGFGELVMVTGINFVLMISVLKWTEFSSSILQKINSGLLYILVGCSGVMLYSGYTRLVMYEEAYGYTYTRYLVHAFMIFLGLLLLIAAVRIHIRQLPLAKYYIVLALVAYVVVNYVGIDVRIAENNLERYRTTSVIDKEYLSGLSADAIPLLIEFSRKEHGTMDEYLQGRLMSMTREETAWPAFNWAKYRAQQELQDYILE; this is translated from the coding sequence ATGGATGACAAGATGAGTGGAACAGCTCTGCCGGAAGCGTCGTTTTTGTCTGCCTTTGCTGGCGCGATTGTGCTCGCGCTGGTTCATCAATATCTGTTTTACGGACATGGGCTGGGCGTGTCTATGCCTGTTTTTGTCATTGTGTTTTACGCCTATATGTGTGTCTTCAATCGAGATCGCATCCAGCCCGGTTCATGGATAGGGCGTCTGTTGTCTGTCACCATTATCATGCTGGCATTGACGTATGCACTGTTCAATAACCCGGTTCTATATGTGTTAAATGCGCTGGCTATACCCGCTCTGATTAGCGTACATATGGTGCTGCTGTTCGGAGAGAAGAGGCATGACTGGTCGGAACCCGGCATGATCGGTCAGGCGTTAAGCCATTGGTTTTACCAAAATATGCGCCATATCGCGACTCCATTTCGCATGTTCAAGAGGGCAGCCTTTCGGAATGTGAAGGATGAGCGTAAGCGTGTATTGGGCAAAGTGCTGATTGGTTTGCTCATCGCCTTGCCGTTGCTGTTCATCATTGTATCCTTGCTGGCTTCGGCAGACGGGATGTTTGAGGAACTGTTATCCGGCATACCTGCATGGATTGGCACGTGGTCCTTTGGGAGCGGGATGCTGCGGCTGATCTGGACTTGCTTTTTTACCTTCTGTTTCTTCTGTTATTTGTGGGGGTTCGTGCACCCTGCCCCGCGTGATACAGTGAGAGAAGTTCAATCGTGGCACGGCCTGAACGAGGGTGCGAATGGTCAAACCACTGAGTACGATGGTCATTCTTCAGTGATTATCGACAGACCAAGAATCCCTGACTACGAGCCGGTAGCAATTAAGTTTGATCCGGTGATCACGGCTACCGTGCTGATCGTCATGAATCTGGTGTATGTAGTGTTTGTAGTGCTGCAGTTTGGGTATTTGTTTGGTGCATGGGAAGGCGCTTTACCCGCAGGAACCTCGTATGCAGAATATGCAAGAAGGGGATTCGGGGAGCTGGTCATGGTAACAGGTATCAATTTTGTGTTGATGATCAGTGTGTTGAAGTGGACTGAATTCAGCTCAAGCATATTGCAAAAAATCAACAGCGGTCTGCTCTATATACTCGTTGGCTGCTCGGGTGTGATGCTCTATTCGGGATATACCCGGCTGGTCATGTATGAAGAGGCATACGGCTATACGTACACCCGCTATCTGGTACACGCGTTTATGATTTTTCTGGGCTTGCTGTTGCTCATTGCAGCCGTGCGTATTCATATCCGCCAGCTGCCGCTAGCCAAATATTATATTGTACTCGCGCTGGTGGCTTATGTCGTCGTGAATTATGTGGGGATTGATGTACGTATTGCCGAAAATAATCTTGAGCGGTATCGCACGACATCGGTGATAGATAAGGAATATTTGAGTGGGTTATCAGCGGATGCCATTCCGTTACTGATTGAATTTAGCCGCAAGGAACACGGAACGATGGATGAGTACCTGCAAGGGCGTCTGATGAGCATGACAAGGGAAGAAACGGCGTGGCCTGCGTTCAATTGGGCTAAGTATCGAGCGCAGCAGGAGCTGCAAGACTATATTTTGGAATGA